Genomic segment of Candidatus Bathyarchaeota archaeon:
AGACTCTGTTTGTTCTTGTCTCTGGGAAAATAAAAAAAGGGGAATTAGGAGAGTACTTTGAGGTTTGCTCTATCTTTATCCTAAGAATTCAAATGTCATAACTTCAAAATATATGGCAGATAGTCTCATTTAGATAATCTGAACGTTGATCTCGCCCTACCCGTCAATACTTAACTAAATATAGCAAAAACGGTCAATATCATTTATCAATGATAGAGGAGATTTTCGTGAAGATTTCGAAGAAAGACTTGGCTAAAATGATTGACCATACGTTAGTGAAACCTACCGCAACCAAAGATGAAGTTGCAAAACTGTGCGAAGAGGCTGAGAAATACCGGTTTGGCAGCGTCTGCGTCAACCCCACGTATGTGTCTCTGGCTACGCGGTTATTGAAAGAGACCACCGTAAAGGTATGTTCATCTGTTGGCTTTCCATTCGGAGTTACTCTGCCTGAGGTGAAGGCGTTTGAGGCTAGGAGGGCTGTAGAAAATGGGGCTTGTGAAATAGACATGGTCATCAACATAGGTGCATTGAAGTCTAAGGATTATGAGGCCGTGAAAAGAGACATCGAGGCAGTAGTTGCTGTGAAGCGTTCTCAGAATGATGTCGTGGTGAAGGTTATCATTGAGACAGGATGCCTAACCGCTGAAGAAAAGGTGATGGCGTGCAAACTCGTCAAGGAGGCTGGGGCAGACTTTGTAAAAACCTCGACTGGATTCATTAAAGGAGGCGTGACTGTGGAAGATGTTAGGTTGATGCGTGAAACGGTGGGCGAAGATATGGGGGTCAAGGCGGCGGGGGGTATACGAACCCTTAAACAAGCCTTGGCGATGATTGAGGCTGGAGCAAACAGAATTGGAACAA
This window contains:
- the deoC gene encoding deoxyribose-phosphate aldolase, with amino-acid sequence MIEEIFVKISKKDLAKMIDHTLVKPTATKDEVAKLCEEAEKYRFGSVCVNPTYVSLATRLLKETTVKVCSSVGFPFGVTLPEVKAFEARRAVENGACEIDMVINIGALKSKDYEAVKRDIEAVVAVKRSQNDVVVKVIIETGCLTAEEKVMACKLVKEAGADFVKTSTGFIKGGVTVEDVRLMRETVGEDMGVKAAGGIRTLKQALAMIEAGANRIGTSSGVAIIEGFLST